The following are from one region of the Paracoccus sp. S3-43 genome:
- a CDS encoding glycoside hydrolase/phage tail family protein: MATLVLGAVGTAIGGSIGGSILGLSAATIGGFVGSTIGSAVDGWIVSSLAPAQRIDGPRLDTLRITSATEGAVIPRLYGRMRMGGNIIWATDFREETKTTTQGGGKGGGGGKVKTTEYLYYASFAVALCEGPITGIGRIWADGKPMDLSGVTWRWYPGDEAQTADPFIAARMGAANTPAYRGTAYVVFEELALSTYGNRLPQLSFEVFRPLADPDTAEGLIRAVTMIPASGEFTYATQAIRKTDGGATQAENLNALADSTDMVEALDRLQAMAPAVEGVSLVVAWFGDDLRAGSCKVRPGVEVSAKSTTPLSWSVNGVSRANAFLVSRDDQDRPVYGGTPSDFAVVQAIREMKARGLRVTFYPFILMDVPPGNALPNPYSDNAAETGQAAFPWRGRITCSPAADYVGSVDKTAAGAAQVSALFGTATPASFSVSGQSVVWTGPSGDWGLRRMVLHYAHLCAAAGGVDAFLIGSEMPGLTTIRSGVSTYPAVQAYRDLAADVRSILGTGTKIGYAADWSEYFGHQPSDGSGDVFFHLDPLWADPEIDFVGIDNYMPLSDWRDGFDHLDAADSWPAIYDRAYLQANIAGGEGFDWFYASAADRSAQVRTPITDGAAGKPWVFRYKDLRAWWSNQHYDRPGGVESATPTAWVPQSKPIRFTELGCPAIDRGTNQPNVFFDPKSSESFTPHFSRGWRDDAIQRAYLEASYLWWGEAANNPVSSVYGDRMVHVPECAAWTWDARPYPFFPELTGVWTDGPNWRLGHWLTGRLGAVSLAALVRHLCLRAGMPEDRIDVSGLWGAVEGYVIGALESPRASITTLSRHFGFDAVETEGIIRFVMRGRASVLTIDPDHLVATREGDVLELIRSQETELPQALKWQIARADEDYDTALVEAQRITVDTTRITSESFPMAVPPEEAERRCRRALLEAWTGRESAAFRLPPSRLALDPADVIRLAHDGREIEFRLVSVADAEARRVEAIRQDRATYDLPPGDPRAASLTRPVVFGAPDAILMDLPQLSEDQPAHRPFVAAHAVPWPGEMAVFRSGSSDGFELLTTFGGRARIGVLVSDFWPGPTSRFDLGNVLVVDLLSGTLESVTDLALFGGANALAVESAPGIWEIVQAGAAELIAPGRYRLTRLLRGQRGTEGAMGNPVPAGARVVVLDESIASLPIAEADLGLPWNWRIGPASRPASDETYLATTFTPEGVGLRPFSVAHVEQPWRRPRTPGDLTIRWTRRSRSLSADNWGAGEVPLAEEVEAYEVEILDGPAVKRTLAAASTSVVYTAAQQSADWGAPLGSGDTLTVRIFQLSALIGRGMPKTVTLTF; encoded by the coding sequence ATGGCCACCCTCGTTCTCGGCGCCGTGGGCACCGCCATCGGCGGCTCGATCGGCGGCAGCATCCTCGGGCTGTCAGCCGCGACCATCGGCGGCTTTGTCGGCTCGACCATCGGCTCCGCCGTCGATGGCTGGATCGTCTCCTCGCTCGCGCCGGCGCAGCGCATCGATGGGCCGCGGCTCGACACGCTGCGCATCACCTCTGCCACCGAGGGCGCGGTTATCCCGCGGCTCTACGGCCGCATGCGGATGGGCGGCAACATCATCTGGGCGACGGATTTCCGCGAGGAGACGAAGACCACCACGCAGGGCGGCGGCAAGGGCGGCGGCGGCGGCAAGGTCAAGACGACCGAGTATCTCTACTATGCGAGTTTCGCGGTCGCGCTCTGCGAGGGCCCGATCACCGGCATCGGGCGCATCTGGGCCGACGGCAAGCCGATGGACCTCTCCGGCGTCACCTGGCGCTGGTATCCGGGCGACGAGGCACAGACGGCGGACCCGTTCATTGCGGCCAGGATGGGCGCGGCCAACACTCCCGCCTATCGCGGCACGGCCTATGTGGTGTTCGAGGAACTGGCGCTCTCGACCTATGGCAACCGCCTGCCGCAGCTCTCCTTCGAGGTGTTTCGTCCGTTGGCCGATCCCGACACCGCCGAGGGGCTGATCCGCGCCGTCACCATGATCCCGGCATCGGGCGAGTTCACCTATGCCACGCAGGCCATCCGCAAGACGGATGGTGGTGCGACGCAGGCAGAGAACCTGAACGCGCTGGCCGACTCCACCGACATGGTGGAGGCGCTGGACCGGCTGCAGGCCATGGCGCCCGCGGTCGAGGGCGTCAGCCTCGTCGTCGCCTGGTTCGGCGACGATCTGCGCGCGGGATCCTGCAAGGTGCGGCCCGGCGTCGAGGTGTCAGCCAAGTCGACCACGCCTCTGTCCTGGTCGGTCAACGGCGTCAGCCGCGCCAATGCCTTCCTCGTCAGCCGCGACGATCAGGATCGCCCGGTCTATGGCGGCACGCCGTCCGACTTCGCCGTCGTGCAGGCCATCCGGGAGATGAAGGCGCGCGGGCTGCGCGTCACCTTCTATCCGTTCATTCTGATGGACGTGCCGCCCGGCAACGCGCTGCCGAACCCGTATTCCGACAATGCTGCCGAGACCGGCCAGGCCGCATTCCCCTGGCGGGGGCGGATCACCTGTTCCCCCGCAGCGGATTATGTGGGATCGGTCGACAAGACCGCCGCCGGCGCGGCACAGGTTTCGGCGCTTTTCGGTACGGCGACGCCAGCGAGTTTCAGCGTCTCGGGCCAATCGGTCGTCTGGACCGGCCCATCGGGCGATTGGGGCCTGCGGCGGATGGTGCTGCACTATGCCCATCTCTGCGCCGCCGCAGGCGGTGTGGACGCCTTCCTGATCGGCTCGGAAATGCCGGGGCTCACCACCATCCGCTCGGGCGTATCCACCTATCCGGCCGTGCAGGCCTATCGGGATCTGGCAGCTGATGTCCGGTCCATTCTGGGCACTGGAACGAAGATTGGCTACGCTGCCGACTGGTCGGAATATTTCGGGCACCAGCCGAGCGATGGCAGCGGCGACGTGTTCTTTCACCTCGATCCGCTCTGGGCCGATCCGGAGATCGATTTTGTCGGGATCGACAACTACATGCCGCTGTCGGACTGGCGGGACGGGTTCGACCATCTCGACGCCGCCGATAGCTGGCCCGCGATCTACGATCGGGCGTATCTGCAGGCGAACATCGCGGGTGGCGAAGGCTTCGACTGGTTCTACGCCAGCGCCGCCGATCGGTCGGCTCAGGTGCGAACGCCGATCACCGATGGTGCAGCGGGAAAGCCGTGGGTCTTCCGCTACAAGGATCTGCGCGCCTGGTGGTCGAACCAGCATTACGACCGCCCGGGCGGGGTGGAGAGCGCGACGCCGACGGCATGGGTCCCGCAGTCGAAGCCGATCCGGTTCACCGAACTCGGCTGCCCCGCCATCGATCGTGGCACCAACCAGCCCAACGTCTTCTTCGATCCGAAGTCCTCCGAGAGCTTCACGCCACATTTCTCGCGGGGCTGGCGCGACGATGCGATCCAGCGCGCCTATCTCGAGGCGAGCTATCTCTGGTGGGGCGAGGCTGCGAACAATCCGGTGTCCTCAGTCTATGGCGACCGGATGGTTCATGTCCCGGAATGCGCCGCCTGGACCTGGGATGCACGGCCCTATCCGTTCTTCCCGGAACTGACCGGCGTCTGGACCGACGGTCCGAACTGGCGGCTCGGCCACTGGCTGACCGGACGCCTTGGCGCGGTCTCGCTGGCCGCCCTCGTGCGGCACCTCTGCCTGCGGGCAGGCATGCCCGAGGATCGGATTGATGTCTCCGGGCTCTGGGGCGCGGTCGAGGGATATGTCATCGGCGCACTGGAAAGCCCACGCGCCTCCATCACCACGCTGTCGCGGCATTTTGGTTTCGACGCCGTGGAGACCGAAGGGATCATTCGTTTCGTGATGCGTGGCCGGGCGTCGGTCTTGACCATCGACCCCGATCACCTCGTAGCTACCCGCGAGGGTGACGTGCTGGAACTGATCCGCAGCCAGGAAACCGAGCTGCCGCAGGCGCTGAAGTGGCAGATCGCCCGCGCCGACGAGGATTACGACACCGCGCTAGTCGAGGCGCAGCGCATCACGGTCGACACGACGCGGATCACATCGGAGAGCTTTCCGATGGCGGTGCCGCCCGAAGAGGCGGAACGCCGCTGCCGTCGTGCGCTACTCGAGGCCTGGACCGGGCGCGAAAGCGCAGCCTTCCGCCTTCCACCCTCGCGGCTGGCTCTCGATCCCGCCGACGTGATCCGGCTCGCCCATGACGGGCGGGAGATCGAGTTCCGTCTCGTCTCCGTCGCAGATGCCGAGGCGCGCAGAGTGGAGGCGATCCGCCAGGACCGCGCGACCTACGATCTGCCGCCGGGCGATCCGCGTGCCGCCTCGCTGACGCGCCCGGTCGTGTTCGGAGCGCCCGACGCGATATTGATGGACCTGCCGCAACTGAGTGAGGATCAGCCTGCGCATCGTCCCTTCGTCGCAGCCCATGCCGTTCCATGGCCCGGCGAGATGGCGGTGTTCCGCAGCGGCTCGTCCGATGGCTTCGAGCTGCTGACCACCTTCGGCGGTCGGGCACGGATCGGCGTCCTGGTTTCGGATTTCTGGCCGGGACCGACCTCACGCTTCGATCTCGGCAACGTGCTGGTGGTAGACCTGCTTTCGGGCACGCTGGAGAGCGTCACCGATCTGGCGCTGTTCGGCGGCGCCAATGCACTTGCCGTCGAGAGCGCACCAGGCATCTGGGAAATCGTGCAGGCGGGGGCGGCCGAACTGATCGCACCGGGGCGCTATCGTCTGACCCGGCTCCTGCGCGGCCAGCGCGGTACGGAAGGCGCCATGGGCAATCCGGTCCCAGCCGGGGCGCGGGTCGTGGTGCTGGACGAGAGCATTGCCTCGCTGCCGATCGCCGAGGCCGATCTCGGGCTTCCCTGGAACTGGCGCATCGGCCCGGCAAGCCGTCCGGCCAGCGACGAGACCTATCTTGCCACCACCTTCACGCCCGAGGGCGTGGGGCTCCGGCCGTTCTCGGTCGCTCATGTCGAGCAGCCATGGCGAAGACCCCGGACACCGGGCGATCTCACGATCCGCTGGACCCGCCGTTCACGATCCCTCTCGGCCGACAACTGGGGCGCCGGCGAGGTGCCGCTCGCCGAGGAGGTCGAAGCCTACGAGGTCGAGATCCTCGATGGCCCGGCCGTCAAGCGAACCTTGGCCGCCGCCAGCACCAGCGTGGTCTACACCGCCGCCCAGCAGTCCGCCGACTGGGGCGCGCCGCTCGGGTCTGGCGACACGCTGACCGTCCGCATCTTCCAGCTCTCCGCCCTGATCGGGCGGGGCATGCCCAAGACCGTCACACTGACATTCTGA
- a CDS encoding peptidase — translation MTQPLALADPARVIAIARSWLGTPYHDQASLRGVGCDCLGLARGVWREVVGPEPFPIPPYSRDWGETGPREVLAEGARRMMIEVLPAEIGPGALLLFRMKPRAIAKHVGILTTPAAFVHAYERLGVIEEPLTQSWRRRIAFAFLFPQR, via the coding sequence GTGACGCAACCCCTCGCATTGGCCGACCCCGCCCGCGTCATCGCCATCGCGCGGTCATGGCTGGGCACGCCGTACCACGACCAAGCCAGCCTGCGCGGTGTCGGCTGCGATTGCCTCGGGCTGGCCCGCGGCGTCTGGCGCGAGGTCGTCGGTCCCGAGCCGTTCCCGATCCCGCCCTACAGCCGCGATTGGGGCGAAACCGGGCCGCGCGAGGTGCTGGCCGAGGGCGCGCGGCGGATGATGATCGAGGTGCTGCCCGCCGAAATCGGTCCCGGAGCACTGCTCCTCTTCCGGATGAAGCCCCGGGCCATCGCCAAACATGTCGGGATCCTCACCACGCCCGCCGCCTTCGTCCACGCCTACGAGCGGCTCGGCGTGATCGAGGAGCCGCTCACCCAATCCTGGCGGCGGCGCATCGCCTTCGCTTTCCTGTTCCCGCAACGCTGA
- a CDS encoding DUF2163 domain-containing protein produces MKTLDPAMQAHLDEGTTTLAWCWRITRADGVTFGFTDHDRTLSFDGTDFEPASGLTASEVRSGSDLSVDAQDAEGVLTSDRITETDILDGRWDNAEVEVWRVNWADTGQRVLMRRGAIGQIRRGRLAFVAEVRSLAHVLGQTVGRTFQATCDAALGDARCGVELEATAFKGTGAVIDLLRDRAFTASGLGGFEAGWFTFGTIEWTSGSNAGRQAEVLGHDATDGVAILTLLEAPVRGIAEGDAFIIRAGCDKRMETCGAKFANTANFRGFPHIPGQDAVLRYATKDGGHEGGVL; encoded by the coding sequence ATGAAGACCCTCGACCCCGCGATGCAGGCCCATCTCGACGAGGGCACGACCACGCTCGCCTGGTGCTGGCGGATCACGCGCGCCGATGGCGTCACCTTCGGTTTCACCGACCACGACCGGACGCTCAGCTTTGACGGGACCGACTTCGAGCCCGCGAGCGGGCTCACGGCCTCCGAGGTGCGCTCCGGCTCCGACCTGTCGGTCGATGCGCAGGACGCCGAAGGCGTGCTGACCTCGGACCGGATTACCGAGACCGACATCCTCGACGGCCGCTGGGACAACGCTGAGGTCGAGGTCTGGCGCGTGAACTGGGCCGACACGGGCCAGCGCGTGCTGATGCGACGCGGCGCCATCGGCCAGATCCGGCGCGGGCGGCTCGCCTTTGTGGCCGAGGTGCGGTCGCTCGCCCATGTGCTCGGCCAGACGGTCGGGCGGACCTTCCAGGCGACCTGCGATGCCGCGCTTGGCGATGCGCGCTGCGGCGTCGAGCTGGAGGCTACCGCCTTCAAGGGAACCGGCGCCGTCATCGATCTCCTGCGCGACCGGGCCTTCACCGCCTCGGGGCTCGGCGGGTTCGAGGCGGGCTGGTTCACTTTCGGCACCATCGAATGGACCAGCGGCTCCAACGCGGGGCGTCAGGCCGAGGTGCTTGGCCACGACGCGACGGACGGCGTGGCGATCCTGACCCTGCTCGAAGCGCCGGTGCGGGGGATCGCAGAGGGCGACGCCTTCATCATCCGCGCGGGCTGCGACAAGCGCATGGAGACCTGCGGGGCGAAGTTCGCGAACACCGCCAACTTCCGGGGTTTCCCGCACATCCCCGGCCAGGATGCCGTTCTGCGCTACGCCACGAAGGATGGCGGGCACGAGGGAGGCGTGCTGTGA
- a CDS encoding DUF2460 domain-containing protein produces the protein MAFHEVRFPDNISRGARGGPERRTQIVELASGDEERNASWANSRRRYDVAYGIRRADDLAAVVAFFEARNGRLHGFRFKDWGDHKSCLPSGTPSPTDQAIGTGDGTTTAFQLVKRYTSGAQSWTRAITKPVTGTVRIALSDVEQLSGWSVDVTTGLVTFAAAPGSGVAITAGFEFDVPVRFDADALDVTLDLERLGSITSIPLLELRR, from the coding sequence ATGGCGTTTCACGAGGTTCGGTTCCCCGACAACATCAGCCGCGGCGCGCGGGGCGGGCCCGAGCGGCGCACCCAGATCGTCGAGCTCGCCTCGGGCGACGAGGAGCGGAACGCCAGCTGGGCCAACTCGCGCCGCCGCTACGATGTCGCCTACGGCATCCGCCGCGCCGACGATCTGGCGGCGGTGGTCGCCTTCTTCGAAGCGCGCAACGGTCGGCTCCACGGTTTCCGCTTCAAGGACTGGGGCGACCACAAGTCCTGCCTGCCCTCGGGCACGCCGTCGCCCACCGACCAAGCGATCGGCACAGGCGACGGCACGACGACCGCCTTTCAGCTGGTCAAGCGCTACACCTCCGGCGCGCAGTCCTGGACACGCGCCATCACGAAGCCGGTGACCGGAACCGTGCGTATCGCGCTGTCGGATGTAGAGCAGCTCTCCGGCTGGTCGGTCGACGTCACGACGGGCCTCGTCACCTTCGCTGCGGCGCCGGGCTCTGGCGTCGCGATCACCGCGGGCTTCGAGTTCGATGTGCCGGTCCGCTTCGACGCCGATGCGCTCGACGTGACGCTCGACCTCGAGCGGCTCGGCTCGATCACCTCCATCCCGCTGCTGGAACTGCGCCGATGA
- a CDS encoding phage tail tape measure C-terminal domain-containing protein yields MAEKRVSVRLAAVGGRQVRAELEGVGEAGARGFGRLSREMEAANTRLAGFARRVRVAAAAAVAAAAAAGVAMIRSGLQTVDAQAKLAQSLGTTVASIQTLERAGELAGVSMSGIEQATKDLTRRLSQAAAGTGPAADALDRLGLSANELIALPLDQRVGAINAAIESFVPVAERAAVAGQLFGEEGSIAMSRIDTATLRQATEDVLAFGVVVSEQDADQIERTNDAISRLGLIWRGLSNQLAVAAAPALEAVANAMAAVASRTGPLGIAIRGLFDNIGRLTTYAATFAAFLAGRWVAGMAAAALSVRGLATALVVLRGALIRTGIGALIVGAGELVYQFTRLVSGAGGFGEAMSLLKDVAVEVWERIRMGAAAAGAAATAMFFDLKADAASGMQSAIESVVGFGNTAANTFEGAYETIKAIWGLLPAAIGDLAFQAANSLVDGVEAMLNGVVSRINGFIGGINQGLEALGSERRITLVPDLDLGEIENRFEGAASAATTAAQAAFDRAFEDNPLTAPDLGLTDAANRALESANLYRGAARDLAEGARAPLESWQALRDAVRGTDEASADALTEATGAAERLETALGEAGRAATGAGAAAGAAAAAAEPATEAAVTGWQAVTAALSDYASKAREIGGDIGQSLVGAFQSAENAVGQFVKTGKLDFRDMVTSMIADLAQLAARRFILGPIANALSGVFSGAGGIFASVLHAGGMVGSAGSSRMVPAMAFAAAPRMHGGGMAGLRHDEVPAILQRGERVLSRREAQSYGAGGGVNVTIMARDAESFRQSRTQVAADIARAVSLGRRGM; encoded by the coding sequence ATGGCTGAGAAGCGCGTTTCTGTCCGCCTCGCCGCCGTGGGCGGACGGCAGGTGCGCGCCGAACTGGAAGGTGTTGGCGAGGCCGGCGCGCGCGGCTTCGGCCGGCTGAGCCGGGAGATGGAGGCGGCGAACACCCGGCTCGCTGGCTTCGCGCGTCGGGTTCGCGTCGCCGCCGCTGCCGCCGTGGCGGCTGCCGCAGCCGCTGGCGTGGCGATGATCCGCTCCGGGCTGCAGACGGTCGATGCGCAGGCCAAGCTCGCCCAGTCGCTCGGCACCACGGTCGCCTCGATCCAGACGCTGGAGCGCGCGGGCGAGCTGGCGGGCGTTTCCATGTCCGGCATCGAGCAGGCCACCAAGGATCTGACGCGCCGTCTCAGCCAGGCGGCCGCCGGGACCGGCCCCGCCGCCGATGCGCTCGACCGGCTCGGGCTCTCGGCGAACGAGCTTATCGCCCTGCCGCTGGATCAGCGGGTCGGCGCGATCAACGCGGCCATCGAGAGCTTCGTGCCCGTCGCCGAACGTGCGGCCGTCGCGGGTCAGCTGTTCGGCGAGGAAGGCTCGATCGCCATGTCGCGGATCGACACGGCGACGCTGCGCCAGGCGACAGAGGACGTGCTCGCTTTTGGTGTGGTCGTCTCTGAACAGGATGCCGACCAGATCGAGCGGACGAACGACGCGATCTCCCGGCTCGGGCTGATCTGGCGCGGGTTGTCGAACCAGCTGGCCGTCGCCGCGGCCCCCGCGCTGGAAGCCGTCGCCAACGCCATGGCGGCGGTTGCCAGCCGCACCGGGCCGCTCGGCATCGCCATCCGTGGCCTCTTCGACAACATCGGCCGCCTGACCACCTATGCCGCGACCTTCGCCGCCTTCCTCGCGGGACGCTGGGTCGCCGGCATGGCCGCTGCGGCGCTCTCGGTCCGGGGCCTCGCTACGGCGCTGGTCGTTCTGCGTGGGGCGCTGATCCGTACCGGTATCGGCGCGCTGATCGTCGGTGCGGGCGAGCTCGTCTACCAGTTCACCCGTCTCGTCTCCGGCGCGGGCGGCTTTGGAGAGGCGATGTCGCTCCTGAAGGACGTCGCCGTCGAGGTCTGGGAGCGGATCAGGATGGGCGCGGCGGCGGCGGGTGCGGCCGCCACGGCGATGTTCTTCGATCTGAAGGCCGACGCCGCCTCGGGCATGCAGAGCGCCATCGAGAGCGTCGTCGGTTTCGGGAACACCGCCGCGAACACGTTCGAGGGGGCCTACGAGACCATCAAGGCGATCTGGGGCCTGCTGCCCGCCGCCATCGGCGATCTGGCGTTCCAGGCCGCAAACAGCCTGGTCGACGGCGTCGAGGCGATGCTGAACGGCGTGGTCTCGCGCATCAATGGCTTCATCGGCGGCATCAACCAAGGGCTCGAAGCGCTCGGGTCGGAGCGGCGCATCACGCTGGTGCCCGACCTCGACCTCGGTGAGATCGAGAACCGGTTCGAGGGCGCGGCCAGTGCTGCCACGACAGCGGCGCAGGCAGCCTTTGATAGGGCTTTCGAGGACAACCCGCTGACCGCGCCCGACCTTGGTCTGACCGACGCGGCGAACCGGGCGCTCGAGTCCGCCAACCTCTATAGGGGCGCCGCGCGCGATCTGGCGGAAGGGGCCCGCGCCCCACTCGAAAGCTGGCAGGCCCTGCGCGATGCGGTGCGCGGCACCGACGAGGCGAGCGCCGATGCGCTGACCGAGGCCACAGGCGCGGCCGAACGGCTGGAGACGGCGCTTGGTGAAGCCGGCCGCGCCGCGACAGGTGCAGGCGCGGCGGCCGGAGCTGCCGCCGCTGCGGCAGAGCCCGCGACCGAGGCCGCCGTCACCGGCTGGCAGGCGGTCACGGCGGCGCTGTCGGACTACGCCAGCAAGGCGCGCGAGATCGGCGGCGACATCGGCCAGAGCCTCGTCGGCGCCTTCCAGTCGGCCGAGAACGCGGTGGGCCAGTTCGTGAAGACCGGCAAGCTCGACTTCCGCGATATGGTCACGTCGATGATCGCCGATCTCGCCCAGCTGGCGGCGCGGCGGTTCATTCTCGGGCCGATCGCCAACGCGCTCTCCGGCGTGTTCTCCGGGGCGGGCGGCATCTTCGCCAGCGTCCTGCATGCGGGCGGCATGGTCGGCTCGGCTGGGTCGTCCCGCATGGTCCCGGCCATGGCCTTCGCCGCAGCGCCGCGCATGCATGGCGGCGGCATGGCCGGACTTCGCCACGACGAGGTGCCCGCGATCCTGCAGCGCGGTGAGCGGGTTCTGTCGCGCCGCGAGGCCCAGAGCTACGGCGCAGGCGGCGGGGTCAACGTCACCATCATGGCCCGCGACGCCGAGAGCTTCCGGCAGTCCCGCACGCAGGTTGCGGCCGACATTGCCCGTGCGGTCTCGCTCGGGCGGAGGGGCATGTGA
- a CDS encoding phage tail tube protein, translated as MARAQGARALMALAFETTYGTPPVGGFTRMPFASTSLGAEQPLLNSELLGYGRDPLAPIKDAVTADGDVVVPLDAEAFGFWLKAAFGAPTTTGAEAPYSHEFQSGSWTLPSMSIETGMPEVPRYAMYSGCVLDQITWQMQRSGLLTATARLVAQGETVGTTTGAGTPAALELKRFGHFNGAITRNGTALGNVVSADITYANNLDRIETIRSDGRIDGADPSIAALTGRIEVRFADQTLVTQAINGEACEMEFAYVLPSGESFTFTVHAVYLPRPRIEISGPQGVQATFDWQAARDSVVGRMCTATLINDIEVY; from the coding sequence ATGGCACGAGCCCAGGGGGCGCGGGCGCTGATGGCGCTTGCGTTCGAGACGACCTATGGAACGCCGCCCGTGGGCGGCTTCACCCGCATGCCCTTCGCCAGCACCTCGCTCGGCGCGGAGCAACCGCTGCTGAACTCGGAACTGCTGGGCTACGGTCGTGATCCGCTGGCGCCGATCAAGGATGCGGTGACGGCCGACGGCGATGTCGTCGTGCCGCTCGACGCGGAGGCCTTCGGCTTCTGGCTGAAGGCGGCCTTCGGCGCGCCGACGACCACGGGCGCGGAAGCGCCGTACAGCCACGAGTTCCAGTCGGGGTCGTGGACGCTGCCCAGCATGTCGATCGAAACCGGCATGCCGGAGGTTCCGCGCTATGCGATGTATTCCGGCTGCGTGCTCGACCAGATCACCTGGCAGATGCAGCGCTCGGGCCTGCTGACCGCGACGGCGCGGCTGGTGGCGCAGGGCGAGACGGTGGGCACGACGACCGGCGCCGGGACGCCTGCCGCGCTGGAGCTGAAGCGCTTCGGTCATTTCAACGGCGCGATCACGCGCAATGGCACCGCCCTCGGCAACGTGGTCTCGGCCGACATCACCTATGCCAACAACCTCGACCGGATCGAGACGATCCGCTCGGACGGGCGCATCGACGGCGCGGACCCGTCCATTGCGGCGCTCACGGGTCGGATCGAGGTGCGCTTTGCCGACCAGACGCTGGTGACGCAGGCGATCAACGGCGAGGCTTGCGAGATGGAATTCGCCTATGTCCTGCCGTCCGGCGAGAGCTTCACCTTCACCGTGCACGCCGTCTACCTGCCGCGCCCGCGGATCGAGATCTCCGGGCCGCAGGGGGTGCAGGCGACCTTCGACTGGCAGGCCGCTCGGGACAGCGTGGTCGGCCGGATGTGCACCGCAACCCTGATCAACGACATCGAGGTGTATTGA
- a CDS encoding acyl-CoA transferase, whose translation MTPRETILAALHARLSALPATALRGEVLPERVPAEGLLILRDGEPGEPEVTLSPLRYHYQHRAEIEAVVQGSDRDTAFDTLCASIGTALVADRTLGGLCDWVEAEAPRPVDLPVEGAASLKAAVIPVVLHYSTADPLA comes from the coding sequence ATGACACCTCGCGAAACCATCCTCGCCGCGCTGCACGCGCGGCTCTCAGCGCTGCCCGCGACCGCCCTGCGCGGTGAGGTGCTGCCCGAGCGTGTCCCGGCCGAGGGCCTCCTGATCCTGCGCGACGGCGAACCAGGCGAGCCCGAGGTAACGCTGTCGCCGCTGCGCTACCACTACCAGCACCGGGCCGAGATCGAGGCGGTCGTGCAGGGCTCCGACCGCGACACCGCCTTCGACACCCTCTGCGCCAGCATCGGCACAGCGCTCGTCGCCGACCGGACACTGGGCGGGCTCTGCGACTGGGTCGAGGCGGAAGCGCCACGGCCCGTCGATCTGCCGGTCGAGGGCGCGGCTAGCCTGAAGGCCGCCGTGATCCCGGTGGTCCTGCACTATTCCACGGCCGACCCGCTGGCCTGA
- a CDS encoding helix-turn-helix domain-containing protein, translated as MTDHERESGFTRGDLARATGCNIETIRYYEKTGLLPDPPRTDAGYRVYSAAHATRLRFILRARELGFSMEDIRGLMGLGDGAAPTCAEVKERTERHLADVRARIADLRRIESVLATTASRCSGAEVPDCPVLDAISNSADP; from the coding sequence ATGACCGATCACGAGCGCGAGAGCGGCTTCACACGCGGCGACCTGGCCCGGGCGACCGGCTGCAACATCGAGACGATCCGCTATTACGAGAAGACCGGCCTGCTGCCCGACCCGCCCCGCACGGACGCCGGCTACCGGGTCTATTCCGCCGCACACGCCACACGCCTCCGCTTCATCCTGCGCGCCCGCGAACTCGGGTTCTCGATGGAGGACATCCGCGGGCTGATGGGGCTCGGCGACGGCGCCGCGCCGACCTGCGCCGAGGTCAAGGAACGGACGGAGCGGCACCTTGCCGATGTCCGCGCGAGGATCGCGGATCTTCGGCGTATCGAATCCGTCCTCGCTACAACTGCATCCAGGTGTTCGGGCGCCGAAGTCCCCGATTGTCCGGTGCTCGACGCGATTTCCAACTCGGCCGACCCATGA
- a CDS encoding mercuric transporter MerT family protein, translating into MALTDDRTDSTGADRPARKGWLAAGGVVGAFLASACCIGPLVLLTLGISGAWIGNLTALEPYKPIFAVIALGFIAAGFWQVYFRKPTVCEPGSYCARPASARITKSALWASLILVLAALTIDWWAPLLY; encoded by the coding sequence ATGGCGCTGACAGACGACAGAACGGACAGCACGGGCGCGGATCGCCCCGCCCGAAAGGGCTGGCTCGCGGCGGGCGGTGTGGTGGGCGCCTTTCTCGCCTCGGCCTGCTGCATCGGGCCGCTGGTGCTTCTGACTCTCGGCATCTCGGGCGCCTGGATCGGCAACCTGACGGCTCTGGAGCCTTACAAGCCGATCTTCGCCGTGATCGCGCTCGGCTTCATCGCGGCGGGTTTCTGGCAGGTCTATTTCCGCAAGCCAACCGTCTGCGAACCCGGTTCCTACTGCGCAAGGCCAGCATCGGCGCGCATCACCAAGTCGGCTCTCTGGGCCTCCCTGATCCTCGTTCTCGCAGCCCTCACCATCGACTGGTGGGCCCCGCTTCTCTACTGA